The Euphorbia lathyris chromosome 2, ddEupLath1.1, whole genome shotgun sequence genome includes a window with the following:
- the LOC136220297 gene encoding polygalacturonase At1g48100: protein MGLFGASLLLFLISFTLSTQARWQHHHHHHHHSKHKHVHSHKESTISEPPQSAYPPDDSEDDPPFSSPEPYLLPPTPPPQSSIVPVNPPVKSYIVPPSPPPESSIVPANPPVKSYIQPPSPPPESSIVPVNPPVKSYIVPPIPPPKSSIVPANPPVKSYIQPPSPPPESSTAPVNPPVKSYIVPPSPPPEPSIVPANPPVKSYFVPPSPPPESSIVPANPPVKSYILPPSPPPESSTVPANPPVKSYILPPSPAPEPANDPYEEESGVLDVRKYGAVGDGKTDDTDAFKLAWETACQQNDSAVILVPYGFKFMIQSTIFTGPCLGGLVLKLDGTIMPPDGPEAWPEKNSKRQWLVFYRVNEMALVGGGIIDGRGQKWWDLPCKPHKGINGTTMPGPCDSPIAIRFFMSSNLSVEGIRIKDSPQFNFRFDQCKNVHIQSIHITAPALSPNTDGIHIENTNNVEIYDSVISNGDDCVSIGSGCYDVDIRNITCGPSHGISIGSLGNHNSRACVSNITVRDSVIKSSDNGVRIKTWQGGSGAVTGITFSNIHMDNVKNPIIIDQFYCLTKECSNQTSAVLVSDILYENIKGTYNIRNPPMHFACSDSVPCTNLTLSEVELLPAQGDLVLDPYCWNAYGELQTLTIPPVFCLMDGAPRSLLNNQLDYCSIS from the exons ATGGGGTTGTTTGGTGCTTCTTTGCTTCTATTTCTCATTTCATTTACCCTTTCAACCCAAGCTAGGTGGcaacatcatcatcatcatcaccatCATTCTAAGCATAAGCATGTTCATTCTCATAAAGAATCAACAATTTCTGAACCTCCTCAGTCTGCTTATCCTCCTGATGACTCTGAAGATGATCCTCCATTTTCTTCACCTGAACCTTATCTTCTACCTCCTACTCCTCCACCTCAATCTTCCATTGTTCCTGTAAATCCTCCTGTCAAATCTTACATTGTTCCTCCAAGTCCTCCGCCTGAATCTTCTATTGTTCCTGCAAACCCTCCTGTGAAATCTTACATTCAGCCTCCAAGTCCTCCACCTGAATCTTCAATTGTTCCTGTAAACCCTCCTGTGAAATCTTACATTGTTCCTCCAATTCCTCCACCTAAATCATCTATTGTTCCTGCAAACCCTCCTGTGAAATCTTACATTCAGCCTCCAAGTCCTCCACCTGAATCTTCAACTGCTCCTGTAAACCCTCCAGTGAAATCTTACATTGTTCCTCCGAGTCCTCCACCTGAACCTTCCATTGTTCCTGCAAACCCTCCAGTGAAATCTTACTTTGTTCCTCCTAGTCCTCCACCTGAATCTTCTATTGTTCCTGCAAACCCTCCTGTGAAATCTTACATTCTGCCTCCAAGTCCTCCACCTGAATCTTCTACTGTTCCTGCAAACCCTCCTGTGAAATCTTACATTTTGCCTCCAAGTCCTGCACCTGAACCAGCTAATGATCCATATGAGGAAGAAAGTGGGGTTCTTGATGTGAGGAAATATGGGGCTGTTGGTGATGGAAAAACAGATGATACAGATGCATTCAAGCTGGCATGGGAAACTGCTTGTCAGCAAAATGATTCTGCAGTTATCCTTGTTCCTTATGGGTTCAAGTTCATGATACAATCTACAATTTTTACAGGTCCTTGTCTTGGTGGTTTAGTATTAAAG CTTGATGGGACAATTATGCCTCCTGATGGACCAGAAGCCTGGCCAGAAAAGAATAGTAAACGACAATGGCTTGTCTTTTATAGAGTCAATGAAATGGCCTTAGTAGGAGGTGGTATAATTGATGGTAGAGGCCAAAAATGGTGGGATCTTCCTTGCAAACCCCACAAGGGAATTAATGGAACCACAATGCCAGGTCCATGTGATAGTCCAATT GCCATAAGGTTTTTTATGAGTTCCAATTTGAGTGTTGAGGGAATTAGAATCAAAGATAGTCCCCAATTCAACTTCAGATTTGACCAATGCAAGAATGTTCATATACAATCCATACATATCACTGCTCCTGCTCTTAGCCCCAACACTGATGGCATTCACATAGAAAACACTAACAATGTTGAAATATATGATTCAGTAATCTCCAATG GTGATGATTGCGTATCAATTGGGTCAGGCTGTTACGATGTTGACATAAGGAACATTACTTGTGGACCTAGTCACGGAATCAG CATTGGGAGTCTTGGCAATCACAATTCAAGAGCCTGTGTATCAAACATAACAGTCAGAGACTCAGTGATAAAATCATCAGACAATGGAGTTAGAATAAAGACATGGCAAGGTGGATCAGGAGCAGTAACAGGAATAACATTCAGTAACATTCACATGGACAACGTTAAAAACCCCATCATAATCGATCAATTTTACTGCCTGACAAAGGAATGCAGTAACCAAACATCAGCAGTTCTCGTTTCAGACATTCTATATGAAAACATTAAAGGAACATACAACATTCGAAACCCACCAATGCACTTCGCTTGCAGTGATTCAGTTCCCTGTACTAATCTTACACTATCAGAAGTAGAACTTCTTCCTGCACAAGGAGACTTAGTTTTGGACCCTTATTGTTGGAATGCTTATGGGGAACTTCAAACTTTAACTATTCCACCTGTTTTTTGCTTGATGGATGGTGCTCCTCGTTCTCTACTCAATAATCAATTGGATTATTGTTcaatatcttaa